The following proteins are encoded in a genomic region of Mycolicibacterium confluentis:
- a CDS encoding MCE family protein, producing the protein MARKRWTAVLAVALAALLAVGGTVLVRQQFFGAKTMSALFETATGVYPGDEVRVSGVKVGTIKSIEPQGTETKVVFEVDNDVPIPEDAKAIIVAQNLVAARYVQLAPAYRDSGPTLADGAQIPRDRTAVPVEWDEVKTQLMRLATELGPQSGVDGTSVSRFIETAANAMDGNGAKLRETITQLSGVSRILAEGSGDIVGIIKNLQLFLTALRDSNEQVVSFQNRLATLTSVVDGSRSDLDGALKNLSVAVGEVQRFVAGTRDKTAEQVQRLSNITQNLADNQMNLKNILHIAPNAFINGYNIYNPDTGSAVGQFVLNNFSNPVEFICGAIGAIENTTGPETAKLCSQYLGPALRLANFNLLPFPVAPYLMPAASPKNIEYSEPGLAPGGGGGSPKPPETPPAVSAYDGAAPGPAPFTGRAPGVPPPGAQQMLPGGDFYPPNTPNMVNDLLNPAGAPPGPAPEGPLAAEAPPAPAPGPAPAEGMPPA; encoded by the coding sequence ATGGCCCGGAAACGGTGGACGGCCGTGCTCGCGGTGGCGTTGGCCGCGTTGCTCGCAGTCGGAGGCACAGTCCTCGTGCGCCAGCAGTTCTTCGGCGCCAAGACGATGAGCGCGCTGTTCGAGACGGCGACCGGCGTGTACCCGGGTGACGAGGTCCGGGTGTCCGGGGTCAAGGTCGGCACGATCAAGTCGATCGAACCGCAGGGCACCGAGACCAAGGTGGTCTTCGAGGTCGACAACGACGTGCCGATCCCCGAGGACGCCAAGGCCATCATCGTGGCGCAGAACCTGGTGGCGGCACGGTACGTGCAGCTTGCGCCGGCCTACCGGGACAGTGGGCCCACGCTGGCCGACGGCGCCCAGATTCCTCGTGATCGGACGGCGGTCCCGGTCGAATGGGACGAGGTCAAGACCCAATTGATGCGGCTGGCCACGGAATTGGGTCCGCAGAGCGGCGTCGACGGCACCTCGGTGTCACGGTTCATCGAGACCGCCGCCAACGCGATGGACGGCAATGGGGCCAAGCTGCGCGAGACCATCACGCAGCTGTCCGGGGTGTCACGCATCCTGGCCGAGGGCAGCGGCGACATCGTCGGCATCATCAAGAATCTGCAGTTGTTCCTGACCGCACTGCGGGACAGCAACGAGCAGGTGGTGTCGTTCCAGAACCGCCTCGCGACGCTGACCAGCGTGGTCGACGGCAGCCGATCCGATCTTGACGGGGCGCTGAAGAACCTCTCGGTCGCGGTCGGGGAGGTGCAGCGCTTCGTGGCGGGCACGCGGGACAAGACCGCCGAGCAGGTGCAGCGGCTGTCCAACATCACGCAGAATCTGGCGGACAACCAGATGAACCTGAAGAACATCCTGCACATCGCGCCGAACGCGTTCATCAACGGCTACAACATCTACAACCCCGACACCGGCAGCGCGGTCGGCCAGTTCGTGCTCAACAACTTCTCCAACCCGGTGGAGTTCATCTGTGGCGCCATCGGTGCGATCGAGAACACCACCGGGCCGGAGACCGCCAAGCTGTGCTCGCAGTATCTGGGTCCGGCCCTGCGTTTGGCGAACTTCAACTTGCTGCCCTTCCCGGTCGCGCCGTACCTGATGCCCGCCGCGAGCCCGAAGAACATCGAGTACTCCGAGCCGGGACTGGCACCGGGCGGGGGTGGCGGATCGCCTAAGCCGCCGGAGACGCCGCCTGCGGTCTCCGCCTACGACGGCGCGGCGCCAGGCCCCGCACCGTTCACCGGCCGTGCGCCGGGGGTGCCGCCGCCAGGTGCGCAGCAGATGTTGCCGGGTGGCGACTTCTACCCGCCGAACACGCCGAACATGGTCAACGACCTGCTCAACCCAGCAGGCGCACCGCCGGGACCGGCTCCTGAGGGGCCGCTCGCAGCCGAAGCCCCGCCGGCCCCTGCGCCCGGTCCGGCTCCGGCAGAAGGGATGCCGCCAGCATGA
- a CDS encoding MCE family protein, with amino-acid sequence MIVRSVRMAVAAGSCVALTTVGCSFQGVNSLPLPGAVGRSGDAQVFHAEIANVATLEPNSPVMLNDVVVGSVRKMSVKNWHADIEFSVQPDVVVPANAVASVGQTSLLGSMHLALKPPIGEPASGELAPGSTIALNSSSTYPSTEQTLSSLSTVVNGGGLGQMGDVIHNFSAALSGNETDIRELLTRLDDFVGVLDAQRDNIVGTIQSMNRLSSTFAGQRDSLTEALNKIPPALDVLIKERPTFTTALQRLGTFSATANQLVNDSQEDLVANLRNLEPAMKALADVGPRLPAIVEYAGHFPFTQSFMDRAIRGDYYNLFAIIDLTIPRLKRSLFLGTRWEQDDAQLVPAPGDPAYLNYTYDPLKTGATPPPGAFPPEETGPPQAPPPLPGNVGPVLPVVPPAPMAGAPVQLEAAPVEPGQPAPIFAGPYAPQQNPPAETPGGR; translated from the coding sequence ATGATCGTCAGATCAGTCCGGATGGCCGTTGCGGCGGGTTCGTGCGTCGCGCTGACCACAGTGGGATGTTCGTTCCAGGGGGTGAACTCGCTGCCGTTGCCCGGTGCCGTCGGGCGCAGCGGGGACGCGCAGGTCTTCCACGCGGAGATCGCCAATGTCGCCACACTGGAACCGAATTCGCCGGTCATGCTCAACGATGTCGTGGTCGGCAGCGTGCGCAAGATGTCGGTCAAGAACTGGCACGCCGACATCGAGTTCTCCGTGCAGCCTGATGTGGTGGTGCCGGCCAACGCGGTCGCCAGCGTCGGTCAGACCAGCCTGCTGGGTTCCATGCACCTGGCGCTCAAACCGCCGATCGGGGAACCGGCCAGCGGCGAGCTTGCGCCGGGATCGACCATCGCCCTGAACAGTTCGTCGACCTACCCGTCGACCGAGCAGACGCTGTCCTCGCTGTCGACCGTGGTCAACGGCGGCGGCCTCGGTCAGATGGGCGACGTCATCCACAACTTCAGCGCCGCGTTGAGCGGCAATGAGACCGACATCCGCGAACTGCTCACGCGGTTGGATGATTTCGTCGGTGTGCTGGACGCCCAGCGGGACAACATCGTGGGCACGATCCAGTCGATGAACCGACTGTCGTCGACGTTCGCCGGTCAGCGTGATTCGCTCACGGAGGCGCTGAACAAGATCCCGCCCGCCCTGGACGTGCTGATCAAGGAGCGCCCGACGTTCACGACGGCCCTGCAGCGGCTCGGAACATTCTCTGCCACCGCGAATCAGCTGGTCAACGATTCGCAGGAGGACCTCGTCGCCAACCTGCGGAACCTGGAACCGGCGATGAAGGCACTGGCCGACGTCGGCCCGCGCCTGCCCGCCATCGTGGAGTACGCGGGGCACTTCCCGTTCACGCAGAGCTTCATGGATCGCGCGATCCGCGGCGACTATTACAACCTGTTCGCGATCATCGACCTCACCATCCCGCGGTTGAAGCGCAGCCTGTTCCTGGGCACACGGTGGGAGCAGGACGATGCGCAGTTGGTGCCCGCCCCAGGTGATCCGGCCTACCTGAACTACACCTACGACCCGCTCAAGACCGGGGCCACACCGCCTCCCGGGGCCTTCCCGCCCGAGGAGACGGGTCCGCCGCAGGCGCCGCCACCGCTGCCGGGCAACGTCGGTCCGGTGCTGCCGGTCGTGCCGCCCGCGCCGATGGCCGGGGCGCCGGTTCAGCTCGAGGCTGCCCCGGTTGAGCCCGGTCAGCCCGCGCCGATCTTCGCCGGACCGTATGCGCCACAACAGAACCCGCCTGCAGAAACCCCTGGGGGACGCTGA
- a CDS encoding MCE family protein yields MTDKLGPGPAYRSETTSGAKPVAASPGRNFGARGWARPLAGMVAVAAILAIVVVAAGLFRGSFTKTVPVTLISDRAGLVMNPDAKVKMRGVQVGKVGTIESLPDGRAKLHLEMDPAALRLIPANVSADIASTTVFGAKFVNLVPPDEPSAKQMFAGQQLEGEHVTVEINTVFQQLTHVLDKIDPTKLNETLGAMSAAFGGRGEKMGQTLKDFNTLLAELEPSLPNLGRMMELSGPVAGAYADASQDLVHTLDNTSRISQSIVDEQNNLDAFLLSAIGLADVGNDVVGGNREALSTVLDLLVPTTDLLNEYAPGLYCALKGMEYVLYQPPSMDPGVMVNVAFTLGIERYRYPGNLPKVAAKGGPKCMGLPYIGYGQKAKYLVTDTDANPWQYGNQGILLNSDGLKQLLFGPLDGPPRNTAQIGQPG; encoded by the coding sequence TTGACAGACAAACTCGGCCCCGGTCCGGCCTATCGGTCAGAGACCACGAGCGGGGCGAAGCCCGTTGCCGCCAGTCCTGGCCGCAACTTCGGTGCAAGAGGCTGGGCCCGCCCCCTGGCGGGCATGGTCGCGGTGGCCGCGATCCTCGCGATCGTCGTCGTGGCGGCCGGCCTGTTCCGCGGCAGCTTCACCAAGACGGTCCCGGTGACGTTGATCTCCGACCGCGCGGGCCTGGTGATGAATCCCGACGCCAAGGTCAAGATGCGCGGGGTTCAGGTCGGCAAGGTCGGCACCATCGAGTCGCTGCCCGACGGCAGGGCCAAGCTCCACCTGGAGATGGATCCCGCTGCGCTGCGCCTGATCCCGGCCAACGTCTCGGCCGACATCGCATCGACCACGGTGTTCGGAGCCAAGTTCGTCAACCTGGTTCCGCCGGATGAGCCGTCGGCCAAGCAGATGTTCGCCGGCCAGCAGCTCGAGGGCGAGCACGTCACGGTCGAGATCAACACCGTCTTCCAGCAGCTCACCCACGTGCTGGACAAGATCGATCCGACCAAGCTCAACGAGACCCTCGGCGCGATGTCGGCGGCGTTCGGCGGCCGTGGCGAGAAGATGGGACAGACGCTCAAAGACTTCAACACCCTGCTGGCCGAACTCGAGCCCAGCCTGCCGAATCTCGGTCGGATGATGGAGCTTTCGGGACCCGTCGCGGGTGCCTACGCCGATGCCTCGCAGGACCTGGTGCACACGCTGGACAACACCAGCCGGATCAGCCAGAGCATCGTCGACGAGCAGAACAACCTCGATGCGTTCCTGCTCAGTGCCATCGGATTGGCCGACGTCGGCAACGATGTCGTCGGCGGCAATCGGGAGGCGCTGTCCACGGTCCTCGATCTGCTGGTTCCCACCACCGACCTTCTCAACGAGTACGCACCGGGCCTCTACTGCGCACTCAAGGGTATGGAGTACGTGCTGTACCAGCCGCCGTCGATGGATCCCGGTGTCATGGTGAACGTCGCGTTCACCCTCGGCATCGAGCGCTACCGCTACCCGGGCAACCTGCCGAAGGTCGCGGCCAAGGGCGGCCCCAAGTGCATGGGCCTGCCGTACATCGGATACGGGCAGAAGGCCAAGTACCTGGTCACCGACACCGACGCGAACCCGTGGCAGTACGGCAACCAGGGCATCCTGCTCAACTCCGACGGCCTCAAGCAGTTGCTGTTCGGACCGCTCGACGGACCACCGCGTAACACCGCACAGATCGGACAACCGGGATGA
- a CDS encoding MlaE family ABC transporter permease, translated as MAVKGAERWSVGIPKLKNASGAFAAVGGLFAMAADAARFVFVRPFQWREFLEQSWFVARVSLAPTLLVAIPFTVLVSFTLNILLRELGAADLSGAGAAFGAVTQLGPMVTVLIVAGAGATAMCADLGSRTIREEIDAMEVLGINPVQRLVTPRILASGLVALLLNSLVVIIGILGGYMFSVFIQDVNPGAFAAGMTLLTGIPEVLISCVKALLFGLIAGLVACYRGLTITGGGAKAVGNAVNETVVYAFMALFVINVVVTAIGIRMTSG; from the coding sequence GTGGCGGTTAAAGGTGCCGAGCGGTGGTCGGTGGGCATACCGAAGTTGAAGAACGCGTCGGGCGCGTTCGCTGCGGTGGGCGGGTTGTTCGCGATGGCGGCCGACGCCGCGCGGTTCGTGTTCGTGCGGCCGTTTCAGTGGCGGGAGTTCTTGGAGCAGTCGTGGTTCGTGGCGCGCGTGTCGCTCGCCCCGACCCTGCTCGTCGCCATTCCATTCACGGTGTTGGTGAGCTTCACGCTGAACATCCTTCTGCGCGAGCTGGGCGCGGCGGATCTGTCGGGAGCGGGTGCGGCGTTCGGTGCCGTTACCCAGCTGGGTCCGATGGTGACGGTGCTGATCGTGGCCGGCGCGGGTGCGACGGCCATGTGCGCGGACCTGGGGTCACGGACCATCCGCGAGGAGATCGACGCGATGGAGGTGCTGGGCATCAACCCGGTTCAGCGCCTGGTCACTCCGCGCATTCTGGCCTCCGGATTGGTTGCGCTGCTGTTGAATTCGCTTGTGGTGATCATCGGGATCCTGGGCGGTTACATGTTCTCGGTGTTCATCCAGGACGTCAACCCAGGCGCGTTCGCGGCGGGCATGACGCTGCTGACCGGAATCCCGGAGGTCTTGATCTCGTGCGTGAAGGCGTTGTTGTTCGGCCTCATCGCGGGATTGGTGGCCTGCTACCGGGGCCTGACGATCACCGGCGGCGGTGCCAAAGCGGTGGGTAATGCGGTCAACGAGACGGTGGTGTATGCGTTCATGGCGCTCTTCGTGATCAACGTGGTGGTCACCGCGATCGGCATCCGGATGACGAGCGGATAG
- a CDS encoding MCE family protein: MTRTKSTLVKFTVFATVMAVLTVFLFMAFGEYRSGSTSGYSAVFKDASRLKEGDSVRVAGVRVGTVESVALQPDRSVLVKFDADRDIKLTTGTNVAVRYLNLVGDRYLELIDTPGSTRILPTGSRIPEDRTAAALDLDLLLGGLRPVIQGLNPQDVNALTSSLIQVLQGQGDALDSLMSRTSSFSTTLADNNEVIQQLIDNLNTVMGTLAKDGDKFDTTVDRMEQLVSGLSQDRSSLGEAVSALDDGTASIASLLTQARPHLKGDIEQINRVATLLDEGKATLDRGLQKGPDNYRKLARLGSYGSWIMYYICGLSLRVTDLQGRTAVFPMIKQESGRCGEP, translated from the coding sequence ATGACGCGCACTAAGAGCACGCTCGTCAAATTCACGGTGTTCGCCACCGTGATGGCGGTGCTCACCGTGTTCCTGTTCATGGCATTCGGCGAATACCGCAGCGGATCCACGTCGGGCTACTCCGCGGTGTTCAAGGACGCATCCCGGCTGAAGGAGGGCGACTCCGTGCGGGTCGCCGGCGTTCGGGTGGGTACCGTGGAATCGGTTGCACTGCAACCCGATCGCAGCGTGCTGGTGAAGTTCGACGCCGATCGGGACATCAAGCTGACCACCGGCACCAATGTCGCGGTGCGCTATCTGAACCTGGTCGGTGACCGCTACCTCGAACTGATCGACACTCCGGGATCGACGCGAATCCTGCCCACGGGCTCACGGATCCCCGAGGACCGCACGGCGGCGGCGCTCGACCTCGACCTGCTGCTGGGCGGGCTTCGCCCGGTGATCCAGGGCCTCAATCCGCAGGACGTCAACGCGCTCACCTCGTCGCTGATCCAGGTTCTGCAGGGCCAGGGCGACGCACTGGACTCGCTGATGAGCAGGACGTCGTCGTTCTCCACCACGCTGGCCGACAACAACGAGGTCATCCAGCAGTTGATCGACAACCTCAACACGGTGATGGGCACGCTGGCCAAGGACGGCGACAAGTTCGACACCACCGTCGACCGGATGGAGCAGTTGGTCAGCGGGCTGTCCCAGGACCGCAGTTCGCTCGGCGAGGCCGTCAGCGCGCTCGACGACGGCACGGCCTCGATCGCCAGCCTGCTGACGCAGGCCCGGCCGCACCTCAAGGGCGACATCGAGCAGATCAACCGCGTCGCAACGCTGTTGGACGAAGGTAAGGCGACGCTGGACCGTGGCCTGCAGAAGGGGCCGGACAACTACCGCAAGCTGGCCCGGCTCGGCTCGTACGGCAGCTGGATCATGTACTACATCTGCGGACTGTCGCTCCGCGTCACTGATCTGCAGGGCCGCACTGCGGTCTTCCCGATGATCAAACAGGAAAGCGGGAGGTGCGGGGAGCCCTGA
- a CDS encoding CaiB/BaiF CoA transferase family protein has translation MSAPLEGIRVLEVAMYGFVPSAGAVLREWGAEVIKVEHAITGDPQRGLRQTGLLRVEGDPNPNIEHANRGKRSIGLDMSVPEGKEVLLELAKRADVFLTSFLPGHRQKFGIDVDDIRAVNPNIIYARGSALGPRGEESVKGGYDMTAFWCRAGTARTITPPDTPGMVGPPGPAYGDTISGTNLAGGIAAALVKRERTGEPSVVDVSLLGSGLWALGHTVALTNHLQERMEAFPPGAHGSPINPLVGLYPTADDRYISFVMMQPTKFWADVCRHMEIDQYIDDPRFATAETIAENTEAATEILTEAMSKRTLPEWKERFATLAGPWAPVQDTLQAADDAQIRANEYLVQAGELKLVANPVQFDVTAPQTGPAPGFAEQTEEILLELGLDWDRIIELKTAGAVT, from the coding sequence ATGAGCGCGCCACTCGAGGGCATCCGGGTGCTCGAAGTCGCGATGTACGGCTTCGTGCCGTCGGCCGGAGCGGTGCTGCGCGAGTGGGGCGCTGAGGTCATCAAGGTCGAACACGCCATCACTGGCGACCCGCAACGCGGCCTTCGTCAGACCGGACTGCTGCGGGTCGAGGGCGACCCGAACCCGAACATCGAGCACGCCAACCGCGGCAAGCGCAGCATCGGTCTGGACATGTCAGTGCCCGAGGGCAAGGAGGTGCTGCTGGAACTGGCCAAGCGCGCCGACGTGTTCCTGACGAGCTTCCTTCCCGGGCACCGGCAGAAGTTCGGCATCGATGTCGACGACATTCGCGCGGTCAACCCGAACATCATCTACGCCCGGGGCAGCGCGCTGGGCCCCCGCGGCGAGGAGTCGGTCAAGGGCGGCTACGACATGACGGCGTTCTGGTGCCGGGCTGGTACGGCCCGCACCATCACGCCGCCCGACACACCCGGCATGGTCGGACCGCCCGGACCCGCCTACGGCGACACCATCTCCGGCACCAACCTCGCGGGCGGAATCGCGGCGGCCCTGGTGAAGCGGGAGCGCACCGGCGAACCGTCGGTCGTGGACGTCTCACTGCTCGGCAGCGGCCTGTGGGCCCTGGGCCACACCGTCGCGCTGACCAATCATCTGCAGGAGCGCATGGAGGCCTTCCCGCCGGGTGCGCACGGTTCGCCGATCAACCCGCTGGTCGGGCTCTACCCGACGGCCGACGACCGGTACATCTCCTTTGTGATGATGCAGCCCACCAAGTTCTGGGCCGACGTGTGCCGGCACATGGAGATCGACCAGTACATCGACGATCCCCGGTTCGCGACGGCCGAGACCATCGCCGAGAACACCGAGGCGGCCACCGAGATCCTCACCGAGGCGATGTCCAAGCGCACGCTGCCGGAGTGGAAGGAACGCTTCGCCACGCTGGCGGGCCCGTGGGCCCCGGTGCAGGACACCCTCCAGGCGGCCGACGACGCCCAGATCCGGGCCAACGAGTACCTCGTGCAGGCCGGTGAACTCAAACTCGTGGCAAATCCGGTGCAGTTCGACGTGACCGCACCGCAGACCGGGCCTGCGCCCGGGTTCGCCGAGCAGACCGAGGAGATTCTGCTCGAACTGGGTCTGGACTGGGACCGCATCATCGAACTCAAGACGGCCGGCGCCGTCACGTAA
- a CDS encoding aldehyde dehydrogenase family protein — protein sequence MGSPETATIESADGAERPVDRRMLIDGGLVAAARSFPSLNPATGEVLGYAPDATIYDAERAVAAARRAFDETDWSTNVDLRIRCLEQLHSALVEHRDELGQLTTDEVGATPALLAGAQYDQPVEIVRFYADLLKTVDLTEDLGNIEIRGGLHHRWVEKEAAGVVAAIIAYNYPNQLALAKLAPALAAGCTVILKAAPDTPLVTLALGELIANHTDIPAGVVNVLSGADPEVGAVLTTNADVDAVTFTGSTPTGRRIMAAASDTLKRVFLELGGKSAAIVLDDADFKTAATFSAFSMVTHAGQGCALTSRLLVPRKHHDEIVELIKTNFSFVRYGDPNDPKTYMGPLISEKQRDKVDGMVQRAVAAGATLVTGGEKKGPGYFYTPTLLTNVDPDSEIAQEEVFGPVLAVIAYEDDDDAVRIANNSIYGLSGAIFGGQDRALAMARRIRTGTFSINGGNYFSPDAPFGGYKQSGIGREMGVAGLEEFQERKTFAVPVAGDDK from the coding sequence GGACGCCACGATCTACGACGCCGAACGTGCGGTCGCCGCGGCGCGGCGCGCGTTCGACGAGACCGACTGGTCAACCAACGTGGACCTGCGGATCCGGTGTCTCGAGCAGCTGCACTCGGCACTCGTCGAGCACCGGGATGAGTTGGGGCAGTTGACCACCGATGAGGTGGGCGCAACCCCGGCTCTGCTGGCGGGCGCGCAGTACGACCAGCCCGTCGAGATCGTGCGTTTCTACGCCGATCTGCTCAAGACCGTGGACCTGACCGAGGACCTCGGCAACATCGAGATCCGCGGCGGACTGCATCACCGCTGGGTAGAGAAGGAGGCGGCCGGCGTCGTCGCCGCGATCATCGCCTACAACTACCCGAACCAACTGGCGCTGGCCAAGCTCGCCCCAGCCCTGGCCGCCGGATGCACGGTGATCCTCAAGGCCGCACCTGACACCCCGCTGGTCACCCTGGCCCTCGGCGAGCTCATCGCCAATCACACCGACATCCCGGCCGGTGTCGTGAACGTCCTGTCCGGCGCCGATCCCGAGGTCGGTGCGGTGCTGACGACCAACGCTGACGTCGACGCGGTGACCTTCACGGGTTCGACCCCGACGGGCCGGCGCATCATGGCCGCCGCCAGCGACACCCTCAAGCGCGTGTTCCTGGAACTCGGCGGCAAGTCCGCGGCGATCGTCCTCGACGATGCGGACTTCAAGACCGCGGCGACGTTCTCGGCGTTCTCGATGGTGACCCACGCCGGGCAGGGCTGTGCGTTGACGTCTCGGCTTCTGGTTCCGCGCAAGCATCACGACGAGATCGTCGAACTGATCAAGACGAACTTCTCCTTCGTCCGGTACGGCGACCCCAACGACCCGAAGACCTACATGGGCCCGCTCATCAGCGAGAAGCAGCGCGACAAGGTCGACGGCATGGTGCAGCGCGCCGTGGCGGCCGGCGCCACGCTGGTCACCGGCGGCGAGAAGAAGGGGCCGGGCTACTTCTATACGCCGACCCTGCTGACCAACGTCGACCCCGACAGCGAGATCGCCCAGGAGGAGGTGTTCGGCCCGGTGCTCGCCGTCATCGCCTACGAGGACGACGACGACGCGGTCCGGATCGCCAACAACTCCATCTATGGACTGTCCGGCGCCATCTTCGGCGGCCAGGACCGCGCGCTGGCCATGGCCCGTCGCATCCGCACCGGAACGTTCTCCATCAACGGCGGCAACTACTTCAGCCCGGACGCGCCCTTCGGTGGTTACAAGCAGTCCGGCATCGGCCGCGAGATGGGGGTCGCCGGGCTCGAGGAGTTCCAGGAACGCAAGACGTTCGCGGTGCCTGTGGCCGGAGACGACAAATGA
- a CDS encoding MlaE family ABC transporter permease, with product MGTSAVLRARFPRLVSQASRPMDFFSRIGDHILFYGRALGGVPHSAVHFRKEIIRLIAEISMGAGTLAMIGGTVVIVGFLTLATGGVLAIQGYSSLGNIGIEALTGFLSAFINVRIAAPVVAGIGLAATFGAGVTAQLGAMRINEEIDALESMGIRPIEYLVSTRIVAGMIAITPLYSIAVIMSFVAAQFTTVVLLGQSGGLYDHYFYTFLNPIDLLWSFLQAILMALTILLIHTYFGYFASGGPSGVGAAVGNAVRTSLVVVVSVTLLVSLSIYGANGNFNLSG from the coding sequence ATGGGTACTTCAGCTGTTCTGCGGGCTCGTTTCCCGCGCCTGGTGTCCCAGGCCAGCCGGCCGATGGACTTCTTTTCGCGCATCGGTGACCACATCCTGTTCTACGGACGGGCCCTGGGCGGTGTACCGCACTCCGCCGTGCACTTCCGCAAGGAGATCATCCGCCTGATCGCCGAGATCTCCATGGGCGCGGGCACTTTGGCGATGATCGGCGGCACGGTCGTGATCGTCGGGTTCTTGACCCTGGCCACCGGCGGCGTCCTGGCGATCCAAGGCTATTCGAGCCTGGGCAACATCGGCATCGAAGCGCTGACCGGGTTCCTGTCGGCATTCATCAACGTGCGCATCGCCGCTCCCGTGGTGGCCGGCATCGGCCTGGCCGCGACGTTCGGTGCCGGTGTGACGGCGCAGTTGGGCGCCATGCGGATCAACGAGGAGATCGACGCGCTGGAGTCCATGGGCATCCGGCCGATCGAGTACCTGGTCTCGACCCGGATCGTGGCGGGCATGATCGCCATCACGCCGCTGTACTCGATCGCGGTGATCATGTCGTTCGTGGCCGCACAGTTCACCACGGTGGTGCTGCTGGGGCAGTCCGGCGGCCTCTACGACCACTACTTCTACACCTTCCTCAACCCCATCGATCTGCTGTGGTCTTTCCTGCAGGCGATCCTGATGGCGTTGACGATCCTGTTGATTCACACGTATTTCGGATACTTCGCCTCTGGGGGGCCCTCCGGGGTGGGGGCCGCGGTGGGGAACGCGGTGCGCACCTCTCTGGTCGTGGTGGTCTCGGTGACCCTGTTGGTCTCCCTGTCCATCTACGGCGCCAACGGCAACTTCAACCTCAGCGGCTAA
- a CDS encoding MCE family protein, translating to MLKYRESNLIRAGFIGAMLIVLTIAVGLQPERITQWATSVRHQALFTEAGGIAVGNDVTMSGIKVGTVTGVSLQNGDALITFTTEGRHPLGSQTTAHIRTGSLLGERVLTLESEGSGTLRAADVIPTTRTSSPYSLTDAVSDLTSNTKGTDTESLNQSLDTLSATVDQLAPRLGPTFDGLSRLSKSINSRNENLGDLLKSASDVTVVLGERSQQLNTLILNANDLLGVLDDRRQAIVDLLANTSAVAQQLTGLVADNEAQLAPTLDRLNSVSEVLERNRDNITKMLPDMKKFMLSQGETLANGPYYNAFVPNLQPAQLMQPFFDYAFGFRRGVNAGQPPDNAGPRAELPLPYNGIPGGTR from the coding sequence ATGCTGAAATACCGCGAATCAAACCTGATCCGGGCGGGGTTCATCGGCGCCATGCTGATAGTCCTGACCATCGCCGTGGGCCTGCAGCCCGAGCGCATCACACAGTGGGCCACCTCGGTGCGACACCAGGCGCTGTTCACCGAGGCCGGCGGCATCGCCGTCGGCAACGACGTCACGATGTCCGGCATCAAAGTCGGCACCGTGACCGGTGTTTCGCTGCAGAACGGCGATGCGCTGATCACCTTCACCACCGAGGGGCGTCACCCGCTGGGGTCGCAGACCACCGCGCACATCCGCACCGGATCCCTGCTGGGCGAACGTGTTCTGACCCTGGAGTCCGAGGGCAGCGGCACGCTGCGCGCGGCCGACGTCATCCCGACCACTCGCACGTCGTCGCCGTACTCGCTGACCGACGCGGTCAGCGACCTCACCTCCAACACCAAGGGCACCGACACCGAGTCGCTGAACCAGTCGCTGGACACGCTGTCGGCAACCGTCGACCAGTTGGCTCCCCGGCTCGGGCCCACGTTCGACGGGCTGAGCCGACTGTCGAAGTCCATCAACAGCCGCAACGAGAATCTGGGCGACCTGCTCAAGAGCGCCAGCGATGTCACGGTGGTGCTGGGGGAGCGCAGCCAGCAGCTGAACACGCTGATCCTCAACGCCAATGACCTGCTGGGTGTGCTCGACGACCGGCGTCAGGCGATCGTCGACCTGCTGGCCAACACCAGTGCGGTCGCCCAGCAGCTGACCGGACTGGTGGCCGACAACGAGGCGCAGCTCGCGCCGACGCTGGACCGGCTGAACTCGGTGTCCGAGGTCCTCGAGCGCAACCGCGACAACATCACCAAGATGCTGCCGGACATGAAGAAGTTCATGCTGTCGCAGGGCGAAACCCTGGCCAACGGGCCGTATTACAACGCCTTTGTGCCCAACCTGCAGCCCGCGCAGCTCATGCAGCCGTTCTTCGATTACGCGTTCGGCTTCCGCCGCGGCGTCAATGCCGGCCAGCCCCCCGACAACGCAGGCCCGCGCGCTGAGTTGCCGCTTCCCTACAACGGCATTCCTGGAGGTACGCGCTGA